Proteins from a single region of Symphalangus syndactylus isolate Jambi chromosome 12, NHGRI_mSymSyn1-v2.1_pri, whole genome shotgun sequence:
- the LOC129468967 gene encoding transmembrane protein 256-like translates to MILSDNKPAAEECLWIKGFPSSAWASRASLSRGVLTGPHLAPPTPSRNWHLIEKDSAAFRRLGALSGAAALGLASYGAHGAQFPDAYGKELFDKANKHHFLHSLALLGVPHCRKPLWAGLLLASGTTLFCTSFYYQALSGDPSIQTLAPAGGTLLLLGWLALVL, encoded by the exons ATGATACTGAGTGACAACAAACCAGCTGCAGAAGAATGCTTATG GATAAAAGGCTTCCCGAGTTCTGCGTGGGCCTCACGGGCTTCCCTCTCACGTGGCGTCCTCACAGGTCCACATTTGGCTCCACCCACGCCGTCACGCAACTGGCATCTGATTG agaaagactctgcaGCTTTCCGCCGCTTGGGCGCCTTGTCCGGAGCTGCGGCCTTAGGCTTGGCCTCCTACGGGGCGCACGGTGCCCAATTCCCAGATGCCTACGGGAAGGAGCTGTTTGATAAGGCCAA caaACACCACTTCTTACACAGCCTGGCCCTGTTAGGGGTGCCCCATTGCAGAAAGCCACTCTGGGCCGGGTTATTGCTAGCTTCCGGAACGACCTTATTCTGCACCAGCTTTTACTACCAGGCTCTGAGTGGAGACCCCAGCATCCAGACTTTGGCCCCTGCAGGAGGGACCCTGCTACTCTTGGGCTGGCTTGCCTTGGTTCTTTGA